In one window of Bos mutus isolate GX-2022 chromosome 13, NWIPB_WYAK_1.1, whole genome shotgun sequence DNA:
- the RBM38 gene encoding LOW QUALITY PROTEIN: RNA-binding protein 38 (The sequence of the model RefSeq protein was modified relative to this genomic sequence to represent the inferred CDS: inserted 1 base in 1 codon), with protein MLLQPAPCAPSAGFSRPPAXPGAMHGSQKDTTFTKIFVGGLPYHTTDASLRKYFEGFGDIEEAVVITDRQTGKSRGYGFVTMADRAAAERACKDPNPNIDGRKANVNLAYLGAKPRSLQTGFAIGVQQVPPTLIQRTYGLTPHYIYPQAIVQPSVVIPAAPVPPLSSPYIEYTPASPAYAQYPPATYDQYPYAASPATAASFVGYSYPAAVPQALSAAAPAGTTFLQYQPPQLQPDRMQ; from the exons ATGCTGCTGCAGCCCGCGCCGTGCGCCCCGAGCGCGGGCTTCTCGCGGCCCCCGG GCCCCGGCGCCATGCACGGCTCGCAGAAGGACACCACGTTCACCAAGATTTTCGTGGGCGGCCTGCCCTACCATACCACCGACGCCTCGCTCAGGAAGTACTTCGAGGGCTTCGGGGACATCGAGGAGGCCGTGGTCATCACCGACCGCCAGACGGGCAAGTCTCGCGGATACGGCTTC GTGACCATGGCCGACCGGGCAGCCGCAGAGAGGGCTTGCAAAGACCCTAACCCCAACATTGATGGTCGCAAGGCAAACGTGAACTTGGCCTATCTGGGTGCCAAGCCGCGCAGCCTCCAGACGG GCTTTGCCATCGGCGTGCAACAGGTGCCCCCTACTTTGATCCAGCGGACTTACGG GCTGACCCCCCACTACATCTACCCACAAGCCATCGTCCAGCCCAGCGTGGTGATCCCAGCCGCCCCGGTTCCACCTCTGTCCTCGCCTTACATCGAGTACACGCCGGCCAGCCCGGCCTATGCCCAGTACCCACCGGCCACCTATGACCAGTACCCGTACGCCGCCTCGCCCGCCACAGCCGCCAGCTTCGTGGGCTACAGCTACCCGGCCGCCGTGCCCCAGGCCCTCTCGGCTGCGGCTCCCGCGGGCACCACCTTCCTGCAGTACCAGCCTCCACAGCTGCAGCCTGACCGGATGCAGTGA